One stretch of Ptiloglossa arizonensis isolate GNS036 chromosome 7, iyPtiAriz1_principal, whole genome shotgun sequence DNA includes these proteins:
- the Ap-1mu gene encoding adaptor protein complex 1, mu subunit gives MSTSAIYILDVKGKVLISRNYRGDIETGVIEKFMPLVMEREEEGNLTPIIQTQECTYAYIKYNNLYIVSTTKKNANISLVFVFLHKLVQVMQEYFKELEEESIRDNFVVIYELLDELIDFGYPQTTDSKILQEYITQEGHKLEIQPRIPMAVTNAVSWRSEGIKYRKNEVFLDVIESVNLLANANGNVLSSEIVGAIKMRVYLSGMPELRLGLNDKVLFESTGRGKSKSVELEDVKFHQCVRLSRFENDRTISFIPPDGEFELMSYRLNTHVKPLIWIESVIERHAHSRVEYMIKARSQFKRRSTANNVEIVIPVPNDADSPKFKTTIGSVKYSPEQSAITWFIKSFPGGKEYLMRAHFGLPSVIGEDVEGKPPIQVKFEIPYFTTSGIQVRYLKIIEKSGYQALPWVRYITQNGDYQLRTN, from the coding sequence ATGTCGACATCCGCAATATATATTTTAGACGTGAAGGGCAAGGTATTGATCTCACGAAACTATCGTGGGGACATAGAGACGGGTGTTATAGAAAAATTCATGCCTCTCGTAATGGAGCGCGAAGAAGAGGGCAATCTAACGCCGATAATTCAAACCCAAGAATGTACATACGCGTACATAAAGTACAATAATCTTTATATCGTTTCCACTACGAAAAAGAATGCAAACATTTCgctggtatttgtattcttgcataAATTGGTTCAGGTCATGCAAGAATATTTTAAGGAATTGGAAGAGGAGAGTATAAGAGACAATTTTGTCGTCATTTACGAGCTATTGGACGAATTGATAGATTTTGGCTATCCGCAAACTACGGATAGTAAGATTTTGCAAGAGTATATCACTCAAGAGGGGCACAAACTCGAAATTCAACCGCGCATTCCTATGGCTGTGACTAATGCTGTATCTTGGAGATCGGAAGGCATAAAGTATCGTAAAAATGAGGTTTTCCTCGACGTAATAGAGTCCGTGAATCTACTGGCAAACGCTAATGGAAATGTGTTAAGTTCCGAAATCGTGGGTGCCATAAAAATGAGAGTTTACTTGTCGGGAATGCCAGAATTGAGACTGGGTCTTAACGACAAAGTCTTGTTCGAGTCTACGGGGCGTGGAAAGTCCAAGTCGGTCGAATTGGAAGACGTTAAATTTCATCAGTGCGTCAGACTGTCCCGATTCGAAAACGATAGAACAATTTCTTTCATTCCTCCCGACGGTGAGTTCGAACTAATGTCTTACAGACTGAATACACACGTAAAACCGCTGATATGGATCGAATCTGTAATCGAACGACACGCTCACAGCAGAGTAGAGTATATGATAAAAGCAAGATCGCAGTTTAAGAGGCGTTCTACGGCCAACAATGTAGAAATAGTAATTCCAGTACCGAACGACGCGGATTCTCCCAAGTTCAAAACCACTATCGGCAGTGTCAAGTATTCTCCGGAACAGAGCGCCATAACTTGGTTCATCAAGTCGTTTCCTGGAGGAAAAGAGTATTTGATGAGGGCACATTTTGGTTTACCTTCCGTCATCGGAGAAGACGTGGAAGGTAAACCGCCGATTCAAGTCAAATTCGAAATCCCCTACTTCACAACGTCGGGCATACAAGTACGCTActtaaaaattatcgaaaaaagTGGGTATCAGGCACTGCCTTGGGTACGTTATATTACGCAGAACGGAGACTATCAATTGAGGacgaattaa